A genomic window from Cutibacterium acnes includes:
- a CDS encoding MFS transporter: MTSRIEVAELVETTQPAGPKRRMGVVAAVATLGSLLFGYDTGVISGALPFMYLPHGAGGLALTVGHEGAIGGTLTLGAAFGGLIGGMMSDRWGRRHNLLILAVLFVVGALGTAGAPSVWVMYPFRVVLGFAVGAASATVPVYLSETSPKRMRGRIVALDQFMIVFGQLLAFSVNAAISAAHGGPSLMVTADPTGRLSPGTYSWDTLQAMTTSHGGAMTDQAFHAFLTQLSVSAGSGGAWRWMLVVCTLPAIALWIGMRKMPESARWHLSHGQLRETVACLKQVRVEGVDEPIVDEVTEMVELNGEGGRLSHRQQWAVVMESRWTRRLLLVGIFLAVVNQTTGVNTVMYYAPKVLEFAGMSTQASIISQVANGVMSVIGAAAGLWLIERFDRRHLLIFDVTAVGVCLLGIAATFGLAIAPHVGQGVPKWAPILVLVLMSIFMLIVQSTNGTVVWTMLGEMFPTRMRGAMNGAAVFCGWLANATITWTFPAMLAGLGGAGTYLTYGLVNLMIALVLVKVMPETKGRSLEEIEVEMKQRYA; encoded by the coding sequence GTGACATCGAGAATCGAGGTGGCCGAGCTCGTTGAGACAACGCAGCCGGCTGGCCCGAAGCGCCGTATGGGTGTAGTGGCCGCAGTCGCTACCCTGGGTTCACTTCTTTTCGGCTACGACACCGGAGTCATTTCTGGCGCCTTGCCGTTCATGTATCTGCCTCATGGCGCTGGCGGTCTGGCCCTGACGGTGGGACATGAAGGTGCCATCGGTGGCACCTTAACCCTTGGCGCTGCTTTCGGCGGCCTTATAGGCGGGATGATGAGCGACCGCTGGGGTCGGCGTCATAACCTCCTGATTTTGGCTGTCCTCTTTGTTGTGGGAGCTTTGGGAACTGCCGGTGCCCCCAGCGTGTGGGTGATGTACCCCTTCCGAGTGGTGCTCGGATTCGCCGTGGGAGCGGCCTCAGCAACAGTGCCAGTCTACTTGTCGGAGACCTCACCCAAACGGATGCGTGGGCGGATCGTGGCGCTTGACCAATTTATGATCGTCTTTGGTCAGCTGCTGGCTTTCTCCGTCAATGCCGCCATCTCAGCGGCTCATGGGGGACCCAGTTTGATGGTGACTGCGGATCCGACGGGACGACTGTCTCCGGGAACTTATTCCTGGGACACTTTGCAGGCCATGACGACCTCCCACGGGGGAGCGATGACCGACCAGGCTTTTCATGCCTTCCTTACTCAGCTGTCGGTATCAGCCGGGTCCGGTGGAGCATGGCGCTGGATGCTCGTGGTATGCACTCTGCCCGCCATCGCGCTGTGGATCGGTATGAGGAAGATGCCCGAGTCGGCTCGTTGGCATCTAAGCCATGGTCAGCTTCGGGAGACCGTCGCATGCCTCAAACAGGTGCGCGTCGAAGGGGTTGATGAACCCATCGTCGATGAGGTCACTGAGATGGTTGAACTCAACGGCGAGGGCGGCAGGCTCAGTCACCGTCAGCAGTGGGCGGTCGTCATGGAGTCTCGCTGGACGCGTCGCCTCCTGCTGGTCGGGATTTTCCTTGCTGTAGTTAACCAAACCACCGGCGTCAATACCGTCATGTATTACGCGCCCAAGGTGTTGGAGTTCGCAGGAATGAGCACCCAGGCGTCGATTATTTCTCAGGTGGCTAATGGAGTCATGTCTGTTATTGGTGCCGCTGCAGGCTTGTGGCTCATCGAACGGTTTGATCGTCGTCACCTGCTTATCTTCGATGTCACGGCGGTCGGTGTGTGTCTCCTTGGTATTGCGGCTACTTTCGGGCTGGCAATTGCTCCTCATGTGGGTCAAGGGGTACCGAAGTGGGCGCCTATTCTCGTGCTCGTCCTGATGAGTATCTTCATGCTTATCGTGCAGTCCACTAACGGCACAGTGGTGTGGACCATGCTTGGTGAGATGTTCCCGACCCGGATGCGCGGGGCGATGAACGGTGCTGCGGTGTTTTGTGGGTGGCTGGCTAATGCGACGATCACCTGGACCTTCCCGGCCATGCTGGCGGGGCTCGGCGGTGCGGGAACCTACCTGACCTATGGCCTGGTAAACCTCATGATCGCGTTGGTCCTCGTCAAGGTCATGCCGGAGACCAAGGGACGCTCACTGGAGGAGATCGAGGTCGAGATGAAGCAGCGCTACGCCTAA
- a CDS encoding N-acetylglucosamine-6-phosphate deacetylase has protein sequence MITRIASHHVVDRDGSDSPATITVEAGRISDVSEGIDPKAELVDEWILPGYVDTHCHGGAGADFTDPDREAALRAVHYHRSQGSTTLFASTVTAAIDDVVAQIGRLRQLVDLDEIAGIHLEGPFLAESRKGAHAVELLCDPDPVSVGRLIEAGGSALKMVTIAPERAHGLEAVTTFTTAGVHAAIGHTECDNTTASAAVDAGADVITHLFNAMPSIHHRKPGPVPPMLTDSRVVCELICDGVHLAPDVIRMAMSSAGPKRIALVTDAMSATGQPDGDYILGSLPVKVVDGRARLLAADGSLGAIAGSTLTMGRAVEFVTSVVGIPLGQVAVMAATTPAKLHGLNEVGVIEEGHWADLCLTDAKGHLVRVIHRGEAV, from the coding sequence ATGATCACCCGCATTGCTTCTCACCACGTCGTCGATCGCGATGGTAGTGATTCACCAGCGACGATCACCGTCGAGGCTGGACGCATTAGTGACGTCAGCGAGGGTATTGATCCCAAGGCCGAACTCGTTGATGAGTGGATTTTGCCCGGATATGTCGACACTCACTGTCACGGTGGCGCCGGTGCTGACTTCACCGACCCTGACCGCGAGGCCGCTTTGCGCGCCGTCCATTACCACCGCAGCCAGGGGTCGACGACTCTTTTCGCATCGACGGTGACCGCAGCGATTGACGACGTCGTCGCGCAGATTGGGCGACTCCGCCAGCTTGTCGACCTTGACGAGATCGCCGGCATCCATTTAGAGGGGCCGTTCTTGGCTGAATCGCGGAAGGGGGCCCACGCCGTCGAGCTGCTGTGTGACCCAGATCCGGTGTCCGTGGGTCGTCTCATCGAAGCTGGCGGTTCGGCTCTCAAGATGGTGACTATTGCGCCAGAACGTGCGCACGGCTTGGAAGCGGTGACCACCTTCACCACAGCCGGAGTGCACGCTGCTATCGGCCATACTGAGTGTGACAACACCACGGCTAGTGCCGCAGTCGACGCGGGAGCAGACGTCATCACCCATCTGTTCAACGCGATGCCGTCGATCCATCATCGAAAGCCCGGTCCGGTGCCGCCAATGCTCACTGATTCGCGAGTGGTCTGCGAACTCATTTGCGACGGCGTCCACTTGGCCCCGGACGTCATTCGGATGGCGATGTCGAGCGCCGGCCCGAAGCGCATCGCCCTGGTGACCGATGCCATGAGCGCGACCGGTCAGCCTGACGGCGACTACATTCTGGGCAGCCTGCCAGTGAAAGTTGTGGATGGAAGAGCCCGTTTGTTGGCCGCTGACGGTTCGCTGGGAGCGATAGCAGGATCGACTCTGACGATGGGTCGAGCGGTCGAATTCGTCACGTCCGTTGTGGGTATCCCGCTGGGACAGGTCGCCGTCATGGCGGCCACAACACCGGCCAAGCTCCATGGTTTGAACGAGGTTGGCGTCATCGAAGAGGGCCACTGGGCTGACTTGTGTCTTACTGACGCGAAGGGTCATCTGGTGCGCGTCATTCACCGGGGTGAGGCCGTCTGA
- a CDS encoding metal-dependent transcriptional regulator codes for MRAGKRCTVSSELVDTTEMYLRTFYELLEEGVELRRARIVERLHQSGPTVSQTVARMERDGLVVVESDRSISLTQEGHDVAQTVMRKHRLAECLLTQIIGLRPDLVHDEACRWEHVISGEVEKRLTGLLENPDVSPYGCPLPPEQAGCRPDGSARFRDDSKPLDEVIAETGCPVSVTVTRLSEFFQATEGNLADVYAAGLLPGKSVEVDDDADGIRLTGPSGSIVVDPEILSGLFVAQNS; via the coding sequence GTGAGGGCGGGGAAGAGGTGCACCGTGAGTAGTGAACTCGTTGACACGACGGAGATGTATCTGCGGACTTTCTACGAGCTACTCGAGGAGGGTGTCGAACTGCGTCGAGCCCGTATCGTTGAGCGGCTGCACCAGTCTGGCCCGACCGTCTCCCAGACCGTGGCTCGTATGGAGCGTGACGGCCTTGTGGTCGTCGAGTCTGATCGCTCGATCTCGCTGACCCAGGAAGGCCACGACGTGGCTCAGACTGTTATGCGCAAGCATCGCCTGGCCGAGTGCCTGCTTACCCAAATCATTGGTCTTCGTCCCGACTTGGTGCACGATGAAGCCTGCCGCTGGGAGCACGTCATTTCCGGCGAAGTTGAGAAGCGCCTCACGGGGCTCCTCGAGAACCCTGATGTTTCTCCATACGGGTGCCCACTGCCGCCTGAGCAGGCAGGGTGTCGTCCGGATGGTTCCGCCCGCTTTCGTGACGACTCCAAGCCCCTAGATGAGGTTATCGCCGAGACTGGCTGCCCGGTCAGCGTGACCGTCACCCGGTTGTCGGAGTTCTTCCAAGCTACCGAGGGTAATCTCGCGGACGTCTACGCTGCCGGCTTATTGCCGGGTAAGAGCGTCGAGGTCGATGATGACGCCGATGGTATTCGTTTGACGGGCCCCAGTGGTTCTATCGTCGTCGATCCGGAGATTCTCTCGGGTCTGTTCGTCGCTCAGAATTCGTGA
- the trxA gene encoding thioredoxin produces MTTYGPRRHGVAVDRTQAITGRYNVATVALTKDNFSSTIDSNDVVLIDFWASWCGPCQRFSPIYEDASGRHSDVTFAKVDTEDQQELSAGLEITSIPTIMAFRAGYLVFRQSGLLQGRQLDELIEKVKEIDVEDLKKQAAAQNQG; encoded by the coding sequence TTGACGACATACGGGCCGAGGCGCCACGGCGTTGCGGTCGACCGAACCCAAGCAATTACCGGGAGGTACAACGTGGCTACCGTCGCATTGACTAAAGACAACTTCTCCTCGACCATCGATTCCAATGATGTCGTTCTCATTGACTTCTGGGCCTCCTGGTGTGGACCATGCCAGCGGTTTTCACCAATCTATGAGGACGCCAGTGGACGTCACTCTGACGTGACCTTCGCCAAGGTCGACACCGAGGACCAGCAGGAACTGTCTGCCGGTCTGGAGATCACCTCCATCCCGACGATCATGGCCTTCCGTGCCGGATACCTTGTTTTCCGCCAGTCAGGCCTGCTGCAAGGTCGCCAGCTTGATGAGCTTATTGAGAAGGTCAAGGAGATCGACGTCGAGGATCTCAAGAAGCAGGCCGCGGCCCAAAACCAGGGCTGA